Proteins from one Catenuloplanes atrovinosus genomic window:
- a CDS encoding helix-turn-helix transcriptional regulator yields the protein MPIVLSTQGLAERESLEAVVSTMEISCGRVDVALERTGAPVRAHLEFWPLGAGVHTFSFHGTGMRMAQTARHLRYGTPEQLSFAVQDIAPGVTRGFGDERALGHGDLMMTDLTGEYEYHRPAEGGTRSVGFDLDTLGVTVGQIRLAGRTFAANPLLGLARQHFTYVLENAEALSMSAGAAAAGAAAVDLARAFVLAAQEGAARREAMHETLLSRITAYLRAHLTDADLSPARVAAHHNISVRHLHALWSAGTGSTLEQWIMMERLTGARAQLAAGRPITALAHEWGFADASHFSRRFRQAFGVAPRDWRAEP from the coding sequence ATGCCGATAGTTCTGAGCACCCAGGGACTGGCGGAACGGGAGTCCCTGGAGGCGGTCGTCAGCACGATGGAGATCTCCTGCGGCCGGGTGGACGTGGCGCTGGAGCGGACCGGCGCGCCGGTCCGCGCGCACCTGGAGTTCTGGCCGCTCGGCGCCGGCGTGCACACGTTCTCGTTCCACGGCACGGGGATGCGGATGGCGCAGACCGCGCGGCATCTGCGGTACGGCACGCCGGAGCAGCTCAGCTTCGCGGTCCAGGACATCGCGCCCGGGGTGACGCGCGGCTTCGGCGACGAGCGCGCGCTCGGGCACGGCGACCTGATGATGACCGACCTGACCGGGGAGTACGAGTATCACCGCCCGGCCGAGGGCGGCACCCGGTCGGTCGGCTTCGACCTCGACACGCTCGGCGTCACGGTCGGCCAGATCCGGCTGGCCGGCCGCACGTTCGCCGCGAACCCGCTGCTCGGGCTGGCCCGGCAGCACTTCACGTACGTGCTGGAGAACGCGGAGGCGCTGTCGATGTCGGCCGGCGCCGCCGCGGCCGGTGCCGCCGCGGTGGACCTGGCGCGCGCGTTCGTGCTGGCCGCGCAGGAGGGTGCGGCGCGGCGCGAGGCGATGCACGAGACGCTGCTGTCCCGGATCACGGCGTACCTGCGGGCGCACCTGACCGACGCGGACCTGAGCCCGGCCCGGGTCGCCGCGCACCACAACATCTCGGTACGGCACCTGCACGCGCTCTGGTCGGCCGGCACCGGCAGCACGCTGGAGCAGTGGATCATGATGGAGCGGCTGACCGGCGCACGGGCCCAGCTGGCCGCCGGCCGGCCGATCACCGCGCTGGCCCACGAGTGGGGCTTCGCCGACGCCAGCCACTTCAGCCGCCGCTTCCGGCAGGCGTTCGGGGTGGCG
- a CDS encoding alpha/beta hydrolase — protein sequence MSLQTDLAQIEAANASGRPPVVFIHGLWLLPTSWQRWADLFAEAGYAPVLPGWPDDPDTVEEANAHPEVFAKKSVGQVADHFCDLIGKLDRRPAVVGHSFGGLLTQISAGRGLSAASVAIDPAPFRGVLPLPISALRVASVVIGNPANYHRAVPLTYDQFRYGFANAVAEEEARELYATFAVPASGEPLFQAATANLNPWTEVKVDTANPERGPLLIISGEKDHTVPWAIANASYKQQKDNPGVTEIIEIPGRGHSLTIDSGWREVADTALTFIKRFH from the coding sequence ATGAGTTTGCAGACCGACCTCGCCCAGATCGAGGCCGCCAACGCGTCCGGCCGGCCGCCGGTCGTGTTCATCCACGGCCTGTGGCTGCTGCCGACCAGCTGGCAGCGGTGGGCCGACCTGTTCGCCGAGGCCGGGTACGCGCCGGTGCTGCCCGGCTGGCCGGACGACCCGGACACGGTCGAGGAGGCCAACGCCCACCCCGAGGTGTTCGCGAAGAAGAGCGTCGGCCAGGTCGCGGACCACTTCTGCGACCTGATCGGCAAGCTGGACCGCAGGCCCGCGGTCGTCGGCCACTCGTTCGGCGGCCTGCTCACCCAGATCAGCGCCGGGCGCGGCCTGTCCGCCGCCTCGGTGGCGATCGACCCGGCGCCGTTCCGCGGCGTGCTGCCGCTGCCGATCTCCGCGCTGCGGGTGGCGAGCGTGGTCATCGGCAACCCGGCCAACTACCACCGGGCGGTGCCGCTGACCTACGACCAGTTCCGGTACGGCTTCGCCAACGCCGTTGCCGAGGAGGAGGCCCGCGAGCTGTACGCCACGTTCGCGGTCCCGGCCTCCGGTGAGCCGCTGTTCCAGGCCGCCACCGCGAACCTCAACCCGTGGACCGAGGTCAAGGTCGACACGGCCAACCCCGAGCGCGGCCCGCTGCTGATCATCTCCGGCGAGAAGGACCACACCGTGCCGTGGGCGATCGCCAACGCCTCGTACAAGCAGCAGAAGGACAACCCCGGCGTCACCGAGATCATCGAGATCCCGGGCCGCGGTCACTCCCTCACCATCGACAGCGGCTGGCGCGAGGTCGCCGACACCGCCCTCACCTTCATCAAGCGCTTCCACTGA
- a CDS encoding DUF4396 domain-containing protein — protein sequence MIEQVHHAGWRMAVSATLHCLTGCAIGEVLGMAIGTAAGLSDGATIALAVVLAFVFGYALTARRVVRTGLPWRRAIRIAFVADTLSIAVMELVDNLVLLALPGAMDAGLTSATFWLSLAFALAVAFVVTVPVNRWLIARGRGHAVVPHAGH from the coding sequence ATGATCGAGCAGGTCCACCACGCCGGCTGGCGCATGGCGGTCAGCGCCACGCTGCACTGCCTCACCGGCTGCGCCATCGGCGAGGTCCTCGGCATGGCCATCGGCACCGCCGCCGGCCTGAGCGACGGCGCCACCATCGCGCTCGCCGTCGTGCTGGCGTTCGTCTTCGGCTACGCGCTGACCGCCCGGCGCGTGGTACGCACCGGACTGCCCTGGCGGCGGGCGATCCGGATCGCCTTCGTCGCCGACACCCTGTCCATCGCCGTGATGGAACTCGTGGACAACCTGGTGCTGCTGGCGCTGCCGGGCGCCATGGACGCGGGCCTGACCAGCGCCACCTTCTGGCTGTCGCTGGCCTTCGCGCTGGCGGTCGCGTTCGTCGTCACCGTGCCGGTCAACCGCTGGCTCATCGCCCGGGGCCGCGGACACGCCGTCGTCCCGCACGCCGGCCACTGA
- a CDS encoding YkvA family protein, translating to MDLWWQLLISLAAALLLAWLGLLVALVIVAPDRPRLTEALRLLPDLLRLLRRLAADRTLPRGVRIRLSLLLAYLAVPIDLVPDFIPVLGYADDAIIVIAVLRSTVRRAGLDAVRRHWPGTDDGFTALTRLTGLAG from the coding sequence GTGGACCTGTGGTGGCAGCTGCTGATCAGCCTCGCCGCGGCGCTGCTGCTGGCCTGGCTCGGCCTGCTGGTCGCCCTGGTGATCGTCGCGCCGGACCGCCCGCGGCTCACCGAAGCGCTCCGCCTGCTCCCCGACCTGCTCCGGCTGCTGCGCCGCCTCGCAGCCGACCGCACCCTCCCGCGCGGCGTCCGGATTCGCCTCAGCCTCCTGCTCGCCTACCTGGCCGTCCCGATCGACCTGGTCCCGGACTTCATCCCGGTCCTCGGCTACGCCGACGACGCCATCATCGTCATCGCGGTCCTGCGCTCCACGGTCCGGCGCGCGGGCCTCGACGCGGTCCGCCGCCACTGGCCCGGCACCGACGACGGCTTCACCGCCCTCACCCGCCTCACCGGCCTGGCCGGCTGA
- a CDS encoding HD domain-containing phosphohydrolase, which produces MAGSDLPRILLVDDEQDLLDGLRRQLRREFDVETAVGAANGLFSLGKGAPFEVIVSDFMMPGINGAQFLTAARKAAPSATRMLLTGHTNLADAAITVNQGGIFRMLLKPVDHETMTGALRDCVAQHRLVVAERELLEQTLRGSVQALTEVLSLVSPAAFGRGTRMRRVAAAILDAVGAEDRWALELAVQMSQLGAVSLPPAVAERLMTGVDLNATEQAMVDRMGEVAEQLVSPIPRLGAVAEAIRYSRKGFDGSGAPPDGTAGDRIPFGGRLLRLVEDHDALLAQGASPTVAIATLRSQAARYDPVLLDALAAVASPAGGVRGVPMAELQVGMVLAAPVTSLSGVLLVSGGQDVTPGLLTRLRNFAELEDGVAEPLMVMDAE; this is translated from the coding sequence ATGGCCGGCTCTGATCTGCCGCGAATCCTGCTGGTCGACGACGAACAGGATCTCCTCGACGGTCTTCGCCGGCAACTGCGCCGCGAGTTCGACGTGGAGACCGCGGTCGGCGCCGCGAACGGGCTGTTCTCGCTCGGTAAGGGCGCGCCGTTCGAGGTGATCGTGTCCGACTTCATGATGCCGGGGATCAACGGCGCGCAGTTCCTCACGGCCGCGAGGAAGGCGGCGCCGTCCGCGACGCGCATGCTGCTCACCGGCCACACGAACCTGGCCGACGCGGCGATCACGGTGAACCAGGGCGGAATCTTCCGGATGCTGCTCAAGCCGGTCGACCACGAGACGATGACCGGCGCGCTGCGCGACTGCGTGGCCCAGCACCGGCTCGTGGTGGCCGAGCGGGAGCTGCTGGAGCAGACGCTGCGCGGCAGCGTGCAGGCGCTGACCGAGGTGCTGTCGCTGGTCAGCCCGGCCGCGTTCGGGCGCGGCACGCGCATGCGCCGGGTCGCGGCCGCGATCCTGGACGCGGTCGGCGCCGAGGACCGCTGGGCGCTGGAGCTGGCGGTCCAGATGTCCCAGCTCGGCGCGGTCTCGCTGCCGCCGGCCGTGGCGGAGCGGCTGATGACCGGCGTCGACCTCAACGCCACGGAGCAGGCGATGGTCGACCGGATGGGCGAGGTCGCCGAGCAGCTCGTCTCGCCGATCCCGCGGCTGGGCGCGGTCGCGGAGGCGATCCGCTACTCCCGCAAGGGCTTCGACGGATCAGGAGCACCACCCGACGGTACGGCCGGCGACCGCATCCCGTTCGGCGGCCGGCTGCTGCGCCTGGTCGAGGACCACGACGCGCTGCTGGCCCAGGGCGCCTCGCCGACCGTGGCGATCGCCACGCTGCGCTCGCAGGCCGCCCGCTACGACCCGGTGCTGCTGGACGCGCTGGCCGCGGTCGCCTCACCGGCCGGCGGCGTGCGTGGCGTGCCGATGGCGGAACTCCAGGTCGGCATGGTGCTCGCCGCGCCGGTGACCAGCCTGTCCGGCGTCCTGCTGGTCAGCGGCGGGCAGGACGTCACGCCCGGGCTGCTCACCCGGCTGCGCAACTTCGCCGAGCTGGAGGACGGGGTGGCGGAACCGCTGATGGTGATGGACGCGGAGTGA
- a CDS encoding ATP-binding protein gives MGFLILWPVVGLWGVDLAGGIRRIELALAATVVLLAWLYAGYRRQRFPAWSWVPEGLLVLVVLGASDFEGTLGLCFVWVNFRALYGRLAEKVLGAAVLLVIMVSGIAVAGASPGSTVSLLFTALLALSVNHVLARASSARDRAAARESVMASAGAGLAAASSRAEALDVALGAALSLDRQVSAALVFTVAGPALHVIAAAGRVGADATGWVTELDRLPAQARELLGSGGYAVLADGAADEVTDALRLPRHRAVALAPLVAHENAFGMLVLALDRRTADDLAAPVRTLAGESALILDELLIRSRLSVVVDHLPDALVLAGEAGTIRFVNPAAVAMLGRPPGGLVGDSLWNLVHPADLPALLAAPAEGPPVRQCRIRGTEDAPWIDVEALLEYATEHDGSRSIVFTARDVSERQRLELELRHAQKLESVGRLAAGIAHEINTPIQFIGDNVRFMNDSFADVVRLWTAYRAAMATEGGAEQVLEALRAVDRLAEEIEMEYLMEEVPTAISQTLKGVDRVAGIVRAMKAFGHPGTDEKALANIAEAIQNTLVVANNEIKYVADVETDLADLPPIYCHLGDINQVMLNLLVNAAHAIADADRGRGTIRVSTRMEAGQLVIQVADTGTGVPPEIADKLFEPFFTTKEVGKGTGQGLPLVRTLVTDRHGGTIDFTSEVGAGTVFTVRLPVTQPAALADAVAA, from the coding sequence TTGGGCTTTCTGATTCTGTGGCCGGTCGTCGGGCTGTGGGGCGTCGACCTGGCCGGCGGCATCCGCCGGATCGAGCTGGCGCTGGCCGCCACCGTGGTGCTGCTGGCCTGGCTGTACGCCGGCTACCGGCGGCAGCGGTTCCCCGCGTGGAGCTGGGTCCCCGAGGGTCTCCTCGTGCTGGTGGTGCTGGGCGCGTCCGACTTCGAGGGCACGCTCGGCCTGTGCTTCGTCTGGGTCAACTTCCGCGCGCTGTACGGCCGGCTGGCGGAGAAGGTGCTCGGCGCCGCCGTGCTGCTGGTCATCATGGTGTCCGGCATCGCGGTGGCCGGCGCCAGCCCGGGCAGCACCGTGTCGCTGCTGTTCACCGCGCTGCTGGCACTGTCGGTCAACCACGTGCTGGCGCGCGCCAGCTCGGCCCGGGACCGGGCGGCGGCCCGGGAGAGCGTGATGGCGTCGGCCGGCGCGGGGCTCGCGGCGGCGTCGTCCCGGGCGGAGGCGCTGGACGTGGCGCTGGGCGCCGCGCTGTCGCTCGACCGGCAGGTGAGCGCGGCACTGGTCTTCACGGTCGCGGGGCCGGCGCTGCACGTGATCGCGGCGGCGGGCCGGGTCGGCGCGGACGCGACCGGCTGGGTCACCGAGCTGGACCGGCTGCCGGCTCAGGCGCGGGAACTGCTCGGCTCCGGCGGGTACGCGGTGCTGGCGGACGGCGCGGCGGACGAGGTCACGGACGCGCTGCGGCTGCCCCGGCATCGCGCGGTGGCGCTCGCGCCGCTGGTCGCGCACGAGAACGCGTTCGGCATGCTGGTGCTGGCGCTGGACCGGCGCACCGCCGACGACCTCGCGGCGCCGGTGCGCACGCTGGCCGGCGAGTCCGCGCTGATCCTGGACGAGCTGCTGATCCGCTCGCGGCTCTCCGTGGTGGTCGACCACCTGCCGGACGCGCTGGTGCTGGCCGGCGAGGCGGGCACGATCAGGTTCGTCAACCCGGCCGCGGTCGCCATGCTCGGCCGTCCGCCGGGTGGGCTGGTCGGCGACTCGCTGTGGAACCTGGTGCACCCGGCGGACCTGCCCGCGCTGCTGGCCGCGCCCGCGGAGGGGCCGCCGGTGCGGCAGTGCCGGATCCGCGGCACCGAGGACGCGCCGTGGATCGACGTGGAGGCGCTGCTGGAGTACGCGACCGAGCACGACGGCTCGCGCAGCATCGTGTTCACCGCCCGGGACGTCTCCGAGCGGCAGCGGCTGGAGCTGGAGCTGCGGCACGCGCAGAAGCTGGAGTCCGTCGGCCGGCTGGCCGCCGGCATCGCGCACGAGATCAACACTCCGATCCAGTTCATCGGGGACAACGTGCGGTTCATGAACGACTCGTTCGCGGACGTGGTACGGCTGTGGACCGCGTACCGCGCGGCCATGGCCACCGAGGGCGGCGCGGAGCAGGTGCTGGAGGCGCTGCGCGCGGTCGACCGGCTGGCCGAGGAGATCGAGATGGAGTACCTGATGGAGGAGGTGCCGACCGCGATCTCCCAGACGCTCAAGGGCGTCGACCGGGTGGCCGGCATCGTGCGCGCCATGAAGGCGTTCGGTCACCCCGGCACCGACGAGAAGGCGCTGGCGAACATCGCCGAGGCGATCCAGAACACGCTCGTGGTCGCGAACAACGAGATCAAGTACGTGGCGGACGTCGAGACGGACCTGGCCGACCTGCCCCCGATCTACTGCCACCTGGGCGACATCAACCAGGTGATGCTGAACCTGCTGGTCAACGCGGCGCACGCGATCGCCGACGCGGACCGCGGGCGCGGCACCATCCGGGTCAGCACCCGGATGGAGGCCGGTCAGCTCGTCATCCAGGTCGCCGACACCGGCACCGGAGTGCCGCCGGAGATCGCGGACAAGCTGTTCGAGCCGTTCTTCACCACCAAGGAGGTCGGCAAGGGCACGGGTCAGGGGCTTCCGCTGGTACGGACGCTGGTCACCGACCGCCACGGCGGGACGATCGACTTCACCAGCGAGGTCGGGGCCGGCACGGTGTTCACGGTGCGCCTGCCGGTCACCCAGCCGGCCGCGCTCGCCGACGCCGTGGCCGCGTGA
- a CDS encoding AfsR/SARP family transcriptional regulator has protein sequence MDISLLGPVEIRDDAGRPVRLERAGHRAVLAALALQPGRLVGTGALTACLWDDPPPEKARETLATYTRAVRAALVAAGADPGVLRNRRTTGYELHVPPESVDYHRFRALVRDAARADSPPASADLYARAVGLWRGEALADVGTTWAARSAVRLRREHTEARCALVRRQLEIGAHAEAASGVSVLLAEVTPTDEIIMIGLEALARGGRHSDIDQFLTEAAERMWRLAAVRPGEAVRRRAAELTANPPAAPRPPRESHEKHGPHEDRDGERVQQTATNCGNVYFAGRDQVFILPRRR, from the coding sequence ATGGACATCAGCCTGCTCGGCCCGGTGGAGATCAGGGACGACGCCGGACGGCCGGTACGGCTGGAGCGCGCCGGGCACCGCGCGGTCCTGGCCGCGCTGGCGCTGCAACCGGGCCGGCTGGTCGGCACGGGCGCGCTGACCGCGTGCCTGTGGGACGACCCGCCGCCGGAGAAGGCGCGCGAGACGCTCGCCACGTACACCCGCGCCGTGCGTGCGGCACTGGTCGCGGCCGGCGCCGATCCGGGCGTGCTCAGGAACCGGCGGACGACCGGGTACGAGCTGCACGTGCCGCCGGAGTCGGTGGACTATCACCGGTTCCGCGCGCTGGTGCGCGACGCGGCGCGCGCGGACTCACCGCCCGCGTCCGCGGATCTCTACGCGCGAGCGGTCGGGCTGTGGCGCGGGGAGGCGCTGGCGGACGTGGGCACCACGTGGGCCGCGCGCTCCGCGGTCCGGTTGCGGCGGGAGCACACGGAGGCGCGGTGCGCGCTCGTCCGGCGGCAGCTGGAGATCGGGGCGCACGCGGAGGCGGCGTCCGGCGTCTCGGTGCTGCTCGCCGAGGTGACGCCGACGGACGAGATCATCATGATCGGGCTGGAGGCGCTGGCCCGCGGCGGACGGCACTCGGACATCGATCAGTTCCTGACCGAGGCGGCGGAGCGCATGTGGCGGCTGGCCGCGGTGCGGCCGGGCGAGGCGGTCCGCAGGCGCGCCGCCGAGTTGACCGCGAACCCGCCCGCCGCCCCGCGCCCGCCGCGCGAATCCCATGAGAAGCACGGGCCGCACGAGGACCGGGACGGCGAGCGGGTGCAGCAGACGGCCACCAATTGTGGCAATGTCTACTTCGCAGGGCGCGATCAGGTCTTCATTCTCCCAAGGCGCCGTTAG
- a CDS encoding NB-ARC domain-containing protein has protein sequence MNSSTGRPVPRQIPAGPAGFVGRAEELDRLDSLAARGPDGPAVVVLTGVGGVGKSALALRWAHAAAGRYPDGQLYAQLGAFDPTGPADPAETLAEALRSLGLAEEQIPARATERTAMFRTVTSGLRLLLLLDNAVSAAQIRPLLPASSASAVVVTARWRLGGLALDGARFLPVGPLPEETAAEMLRRRLGDQRIDTDREATGSLLRWCSGLPVALAVAAARLASRPRWPVRRMVDELNQDDAALPGEMSLATVFELSYRSLDPAAARCYRALGAHPGTECGAPVVAAMLDVTTAEAAALLDRLIEASLVDESGADGERFRLHDLVRRHARRAASADPEWNELLRRAGEWYRDGAAGAGQLLTPYRNRPAPRSRPVSPNLPDRAAALSWFDAERPNLVAAVLTTAEPFPLLAWQIADECWPMFHLRRHHADRQAVDRAAAECARRLGDPAGEAEMVKRLAWSLYDTGRYDESAPCFDRAMELAADAGDRAGLGGAHAGLGMVALARARYDEARRHFAAQHRLFTEYGDVRRATLGLLRLGVVENESGRPADAVTYLRQAVTLLSGLAVDPYNEAVAHVELGRALTGLGELDAARRELDHALSQLDRLGSARGRAQALHRRGEVHLAAGRIAEARRDLTAAEQAYAELADTEAGQVRRLLDRLP, from the coding sequence ATGAACTCATCGACCGGACGGCCGGTCCCGCGACAGATCCCGGCCGGCCCGGCGGGCTTCGTCGGCCGCGCCGAGGAGCTCGACCGGCTGGACTCCCTCGCCGCACGCGGGCCGGACGGTCCGGCGGTCGTCGTGCTCACCGGCGTCGGTGGCGTCGGCAAGAGCGCGCTGGCCCTGCGCTGGGCGCACGCCGCCGCCGGCCGCTACCCCGACGGCCAGCTCTACGCGCAGCTCGGCGCGTTCGACCCGACCGGCCCGGCCGATCCGGCGGAGACGCTGGCCGAGGCGCTGCGCTCGCTGGGCCTGGCCGAGGAGCAGATCCCGGCCCGCGCCACCGAGCGCACCGCCATGTTCCGCACCGTGACGTCCGGCCTCCGCCTGCTCCTGCTGCTGGACAACGCGGTCTCCGCGGCGCAGATCCGGCCGCTGCTGCCCGCGTCCTCGGCCTCGGCCGTGGTGGTCACCGCGCGCTGGCGGCTCGGCGGGCTGGCGCTCGACGGCGCGCGGTTCCTGCCGGTCGGCCCGCTGCCGGAGGAGACCGCCGCGGAGATGCTCCGCCGGCGGCTCGGCGACCAGCGGATCGACACCGACCGGGAGGCGACCGGCTCGCTGCTGCGCTGGTGCTCCGGCCTGCCGGTCGCGCTGGCCGTGGCCGCCGCCCGGCTCGCCAGCCGCCCCCGATGGCCGGTACGACGAATGGTGGACGAATTGAACCAGGACGACGCCGCGCTGCCCGGTGAGATGTCACTGGCGACGGTCTTCGAGCTCTCGTACCGCAGCCTCGACCCGGCAGCCGCCCGCTGTTACCGCGCGCTCGGCGCGCACCCCGGCACGGAGTGCGGTGCGCCGGTCGTGGCCGCCATGCTGGACGTCACCACGGCGGAGGCCGCGGCGCTGCTGGACCGGCTGATCGAGGCGAGCCTGGTGGACGAGAGCGGCGCCGACGGCGAGCGGTTCCGCCTGCACGACCTGGTGCGCCGGCACGCGCGCCGGGCCGCGTCCGCCGATCCGGAGTGGAACGAGCTGCTGCGCCGGGCCGGCGAGTGGTACCGGGACGGCGCCGCCGGGGCCGGGCAGCTCCTGACGCCGTACCGGAACCGGCCCGCCCCTCGGTCACGGCCGGTCTCGCCGAACCTGCCCGACCGCGCGGCGGCGCTGTCCTGGTTCGACGCCGAGCGGCCCAACCTGGTCGCCGCCGTGCTCACCACCGCGGAGCCGTTTCCGCTGCTCGCCTGGCAGATCGCGGACGAGTGCTGGCCGATGTTCCACCTGCGCCGCCACCACGCGGACCGGCAGGCCGTGGACCGGGCCGCGGCCGAGTGCGCGCGCCGGCTGGGCGACCCGGCCGGCGAGGCCGAGATGGTCAAGCGCCTCGCCTGGTCGCTCTACGACACCGGACGGTACGACGAGTCCGCGCCGTGCTTCGACCGCGCGATGGAGTTGGCCGCCGACGCGGGCGACCGCGCCGGGCTCGGCGGCGCCCACGCCGGCCTGGGCATGGTGGCGCTGGCCCGCGCCCGGTACGACGAGGCCCGCCGCCACTTCGCCGCGCAGCACCGCCTCTTCACCGAGTACGGCGACGTACGCCGCGCCACGCTCGGCCTGCTCCGGCTCGGCGTGGTGGAGAACGAGTCCGGCCGGCCCGCGGACGCGGTCACCTACCTGCGGCAGGCGGTCACGCTCCTCTCCGGGCTCGCCGTGGACCCCTACAACGAGGCGGTCGCGCACGTCGAGCTCGGACGCGCGCTGACCGGCCTCGGCGAGTTGGACGCCGCCCGGCGCGAGCTCGACCACGCCCTGTCCCAACTGGACCGGCTCGGCTCCGCGCGCGGCCGGGCCCAGGCGCTGCACCGGCGCGGCGAGGTGCACCTCGCCGCCGGGCGGATCGCGGAGGCGCGGCGGGACCTCACCGCGGCCGAGCAGGCCTACGCCGAGCTGGCCGACACCGAGGCGGGGCAGGTGCGCCGGCTGCTCGACCGGCTGCCGTGA